DNA from Leptospira bandrabouensis:
ATATCCTGAAACACAAGTTATCCTTGCTATTTTGTTTTTTGTTTTAGGTCTTAGCGTTGCAGAATTTTTATATTTTCCTTTTTTTGCAGGTGATTTAAGAAATTCGGCAAATGTGAGTTATGCGAATACATTTTTTTTAGGTGTTGGTGCGGGTCTACTTTCTTCTCCTTGTGTGGGCCCAGTTGTGGTTTCAATTCTTGTTCAACTCATTGCTTACCAAACAGAAGGGATTCATTTGTTTCCCATTCTTTTTACTTCTATAAAGATGTTTGTATTTGGTTTGGGTCTTGGGATTCCATTTTTACTCATTGGAGTTTTTGGTTTTGCCTTACCAAAATCGGGTAAGTGGATGAAGGCCGTTCAATGGATCCTTGCATTGATGATTTTTTATTTTGCTTTTACATATTTAGAAAAAGCTTTTGTCCTTTGGGGTTTTGATTCCGCTCTTTCTATAAAAGTATTTTTCATTTGGATTTTGGCTTTGGTCTTTCTTTACTTACAAAAGAAAGAAGGTCTTCCTCACGAAAAAATGAAATTGGCACTTTTACAAATGGGTGCTTTTACTTCCTTGATTGTGTTAGTTTTACTTTTGCAATCGGCCTTGTGGAAACTCGAACCGGGTTCTTCTCATTCAAAAATTAACTCGGCTCCCACGGAGATTCATGGAAATTTAGAATGGTACCGCAGTGAAGCGGATGTCTATCGAATTGCCAAAGAAACGGGGAAACCGATATTTATCGACTTCTATGCCGATTGGTGTACAAACTGCAAAGAGTTTCAAAAACTTACGCTTTCGAATAAAGAATGGAATGAAACTTTTAAAAACAGAGCCATCCTTTGGAAAGTTTATGATACAGATCCCATTTTTGAAGAGTTTGCAAACAATCCCAATTATCCAGAATTAAAAATTGGATTACCCTTCTTTTTAATTTTAGATGCTGATGGAAAGATGATTTATAAATCGAACGACTATTTAGATACGAAAGGTATGATTAATGCGATTCTCAAATTTTAAGTTTTAATTTGAAAGTAGGATCGAGAACGAAAGAAAGACTCATATTCGTCTTTGTTATTTTTTTAATGCGAACCGGTCTATTTGACCAATTCGCATAATTTTAGTTTAGCGAGGAAGATTGTTGAGAGTAGCTAAATATTCACTGGCTATCTCTTTTACAATTTCACCGGCAGGTTTTACTTCTTCAATCTGTGCGACACCCTGTCCCGCAGACCAAATATCTCTCCAACGTTTGTATTCTTGTTCAACGGCTTTTTCCCCGCCAGCGTGACCTGCTGCAATTTTTTTCGGACCATCTTCTAAAACATCAGGAGAGCGCTCCACTGATTTTGCTAACCAGTTGGCGGGGATTCCTGAAATTTTTTCAGTATAAATGATTTCATCTGGGCTTGAATCAATTAACATTTGTTTGTATTCATTTTGGGCTCTAGACTCTGGAGTCGCAATAAAACGAGTTCCAACATACACTGCATCTGCCCCTAAAGACAAGGCCGCCGCCATTTGTGATCCCGTAGAAATAGCACCTGCTGCAATCACAGGTAGTCCAACTTCCTTTTTTAAGTAAGGAATTAATGCAAAAGGTGTGATAGCACCAGCGTGTCCACCAGCTCCTTGGGAAACGGCAATCAGAGCGTCTGCACCTGACTTTGCGACTATGTTTGCATGTTTCAGCGTGGTTACATCGCAAAACAAAGTAGATCCATTGGATTTGATTTCTTTGGCAATGGTTCGAGGAGTCCCTAAACTTGTAATGATAAGTTCTACTTTTAAATCCATAACAACTTCGAATTGTTTCGCCCAATTCGGGTTATGTTCTTTATGAAGGATCAAATTAACTCCAATTGGTTTTTTGGTTTTGGAACGGATTTCTAAAATTCCTTCCCGTAACTGTTCAGGTGTTCGGTAGTTTAAAGAAGGAAAACAGCCTATCCCACCTGCTTCCGAAACTGCCACCACTAACTCCGGATAGGAGACGAGGAACATTGGAGCTGCAATGATTGGCAGATCAATTTTTAACATTTCTGTGATTTTTGTTTTGATTTTCATAAATCTCCCGTTATACGATTATGGTTGAGTCGGTTTTGGATTTAGGTTTGGTAGTTCAGCGGAATATCTTCCAGAGCGCGGAATACAACTCATCGCAAAACCTTGGATAATGTAACAGATAGAATCCTGTGAGATACATTTGAGCGATTTTTGGTATTCTTGCCCGTCAATTTCTGTGGCGATGGAATAACATTCCATCTTGTCTTCCACAAATCTTTCTTGGGCAGTTTTCTCTTCTTGGGCCACAATTGTGGTAAGAGACAATAATAGGAGGGGTAGTAGGTAAAAAAATGATTGGAATCGATTTCGATTCATTGA
Protein-coding regions in this window:
- a CDS encoding protein-disulfide reductase DsbD family protein; translation: MVSEIQTFIESQLSSGSFSVYSIFFLALGGLLAGLLPCVYPLYPITAGILKSRVTNHKWSHPFVYYLGLASMYAVFGLVAGLSGGAFNSFLRYPETQVILAILFFVLGLSVAEFLYFPFFAGDLRNSANVSYANTFFLGVGAGLLSSPCVGPVVVSILVQLIAYQTEGIHLFPILFTSIKMFVFGLGLGIPFLLIGVFGFALPKSGKWMKAVQWILALMIFYFAFTYLEKAFVLWGFDSALSIKVFFIWILALVFLYLQKKEGLPHEKMKLALLQMGAFTSLIVLVLLLQSALWKLEPGSSHSKINSAPTEIHGNLEWYRSEADVYRIAKETGKPIFIDFYADWCTNCKEFQKLTLSNKEWNETFKNRAILWKVYDTDPIFEEFANNPNYPELKIGLPFFLILDADGKMIYKSNDYLDTKGMINAILKF
- a CDS encoding NAD(P)H-dependent flavin oxidoreductase; the protein is MKIKTKITEMLKIDLPIIAAPMFLVSYPELVVAVSEAGGIGCFPSLNYRTPEQLREGILEIRSKTKKPIGVNLILHKEHNPNWAKQFEVVMDLKVELIITSLGTPRTIAKEIKSNGSTLFCDVTTLKHANIVAKSGADALIAVSQGAGGHAGAITPFALIPYLKKEVGLPVIAAGAISTGSQMAAALSLGADAVYVGTRFIATPESRAQNEYKQMLIDSSPDEIIYTEKISGIPANWLAKSVERSPDVLEDGPKKIAAGHAGGEKAVEQEYKRWRDIWSAGQGVAQIEEVKPAGEIVKEIASEYLATLNNLPR